The Setaria italica strain Yugu1 chromosome IX, Setaria_italica_v2.0, whole genome shotgun sequence genome has a window encoding:
- the LOC101765828 gene encoding 3-oxoacyl-[acyl-carrier-protein] synthase I, chloroplastic yields MTVAPRTAEERSHNTQPRRVSVSMARAPRRESDPKKRVVITGMGVVSVFGNDAGAFYDRLLAGESGAGHIDRFDPTGFTTRFAAQIRGFSSEGHIDSKSDRRLDDCQRYALVAARKALESAGLALGSRAMGKIDLERAGVVVGSGIGGVKEFSAGVESLVTKGPSKISPFSVPLAIPNMASALVAIDAGIGFLGPNYSVSTACATGNHCIHSAADQIRLGRADVMLAGGVEAAIAPIALGGFAALGALSRRNADPATASRPWDRDRDGFVMGEGAGVLVMESLEHAMRRGAPVLAEYLGGAATCDAHHVTNQRPDGRAVSLCIKRSLEDAGVSPEEVNYINAHATSSRAGDLAEVKALKQVFKDTSQIKMNATKSMIGHCLGAAGGLEAIATIKAITTGWVHPTINQFNPDPAVDQFDTVRDVKQWHEVNVGISNSFGFGGHNSVVAFAPPFKL; encoded by the exons ATGACGGTGGCACCACGAACAGCAGAGGAGCGTAGCCATAACACACAG CCTCGCCGCGTCTCGGTGTCTATGGCGCGCGCGCCTCGACGTGAGTCCGACCCGAAGAAGCGCGTGGTGATCACGGGGATGGGCGTAGTGTCGGTGTTCGGCAACGACGCGGGTGCGTTCTACGACCGGCTCCTCGCCGGGGAGAGCGGCGCGGGGCACATCGACCGCTTCGACCCCACCGGGTTCACCACCCGCTTCGCCGCCCAGATCCGCGGCTTCTCCTCCGAGGGCCACATCGACAGCAAGAGCGACCGCCGCCTCGACGACTGCCAGCGCtacgccctcgtcgccgccaggAAGGCCCTCGAGTCCGCCGGGCTCGCCCTCGGCTCCAGAGCAATGGGCAAG ATTGACCTGGAACGCGCCGGCGTGGTCGTCGGCTCCGGCATCGGCGGCGTCAAGGAGTTCTCCGCCGGCGTGGAGAGCCTCGTGACCAAGGGGCCGAGCAAAATCTCCCCCTTCAGCGTCCCGCTCGCGATACCCAACATGGCGTCGGCTCTGGTCGCCATCGACGCCGGCATCGGCTTCCTGGGCCCCAACTACTCGGTCTCGACGGCCTGCGCCACGGGCAACCACTGCATCCACAGCGCCGCGGACCAGATCCGCCTGGGCCGCGCCGACGtcatgctcgccggcggcgtggaggccGCCATCGCCCCGATCGCCCTCGGCGGGTTCGCGGCGCTGGGGGCGCTGTCGCGGAGGAACGCCGACCCCGCGACGGCGTCCCGGCCGTGGGACAGGGACCGCGACGGCTTCGTCATGGGCGAGGGCGCCGGAGTGCTG GTGATGGAGAGCCTCGAGCATGCCATGAGGCGTGGCGCCCCGGTCCTCGCCGAGTACCTAGGCGGCGCGGCGACCTGCGACGCGCACCATGTGACCAACCAGAGGCCAGATGGTCGTGCTGTTTCGCTGTGTATCAAGCGGAGTCTTGAAGACGCCGGCGTCTCACCGGAGGAG GTGAACTACATAAACGCTCATGCAACCTCTTCGCGTGCTGGGGATCTGGCAGAAGTGAAGGCTTTGAAGCAAGTCTTCAAGGACACGTCCCAGATCAAGATGAATGCAACCAAG TCCATGATAGGGCAttgccttggcgcggccggcggtttgGAAGCCATTGCCACCATCAAAGCCATAACCACCGGATGGGTGCATCCAACTATAAACCAATTT AATCCTGACCCGGCAGTGGATCAATTTGACACGGTGCGTGATGTGAAACAGTGGCACGAAGTAAACGTCG GTATCTCCAATTCGTTTGGATTTGGTGGGCACAATTCGGTGGTAGCATTCGCACCGCCGTTCAAGCTCTGA